Genomic segment of Salvia hispanica cultivar TCC Black 2014 chromosome 2, UniMelb_Shisp_WGS_1.0, whole genome shotgun sequence:
TAAGAAAGGAAAGGCACATAGGCTTCTGAGGATACCTGCACAAGTTCATCTGAACTCAGAGCACATGTTGGCAAATGGTCATCCTTTACAATGCGAACCTGTGCCCCGGTTTCACTACGAATGTTTTGAACTATCTGTCCACCCTTTCCAATAATACACCCAATCTGATCGGATGGCACTAGAAGTCGGACAGTAACATGAGGGGGGTCATCCGAGTCCTCTGCAGCAGAATCCTCAGCAACAATTCTATCATGCACCTTAAATAGAGCATCTTCAGCAGGGCATACTAGACCATCACGGCCTTCCAAATCATTGGTTTCCTCACTAGCACTATATATAGTAACAACACGTTCTTCACTTCCGGGCATAGATTCCCCAATTCGAATTTTGGATTTAGTATCCAACCTCAGTTGCTTGACAATTTCCCCGCCCCTTCCAATAATACTTCCGATCTTCTTTCCAGGGCACAAATAGCGATAAACTGTATCATCTTGTCCAATAGAGTATGCGTCTTTATCACCACTTCCagaatttcttcttttatttccCCCGCTTTCAGAGTAGTCAGACTGTGAATGTGGCCGCTTGCCATAATTACTCCGATGACCAGCCATTCTGAAACAATATACAATAGCTCAGTGTAAGAAAGACGTAAGAAAGTACTTAATAAAATACAGCGAGCCAAGAAAACTAACtaataacttaaaatttgtaatCCAGTTGACCCAATCACTGCTGAAAGAGAACAATTCCCACTGACTCAATAAATCAGGTACATTATGCAAAACTACCAAATCGTAAACCCTTTCACAAATTTCGGCTGATCAAAGCCAAAGTCAACACCTGTTGAATGTGAAAACAACAAGTGAGAAACCCCACGTATGTAAGAAATTAACTATGTCTAATATGTCATTCTTTAACAAACAACACTGGATCAGCTTCAAGATATGGTTGATTTAACGACTAAAGCAAACACCCCCACCACTACTCAGATGGACAGACAAGACTAATGATATTACACCCAGATTTAAAACCAATGTATTTCATACCAAAAACTCGTAGTCAACAGAATCTAAATTTTACATAAGCGATATATAAATCGCCATATCCAGTGATCTGAAAAGCACGGGTATAATTAGGGTAACTCTGCGTCGAAGATAACCaattaatcacaaattaaccaaaagaaacaaaaaacaagATATCAACAACTGCGACGGAATCAACATAGAGTactcaataaatatgagaaTTTACCTACTAGCAGAATTCGTGAGAGTAGAATTGCAAAGAGAAACGAGATTGTAGATAAGTGTGACAGCAGGGAGGTTATGTGCAAGCAATGATGACGATTATAATATCTAGGGTTTCAAAGCTAAAATAGGgagctttgatttttcccttttttatgAGGCTGATTTTTCCTGAAATACTCGTATATACTCAATAATAATTATGGAATCAAAAATTCAGAATCTtggtaaaaaataatatccgAGTTTATCATGAATTTTGACTACAAATTATTATAGAATAAATCAAGAATTTGTACACTTTCACCAATAACCTCTCTCATTTATAAGAAAGGTATGAGAAAATATTCACTAGTTAGTATGGAAAATTTCTTGCACCTTCCATATATATAAGATGCACCACATATACAAATAATGTAATGAAGTTAATTCATAttaatcttattattattaattacgtTTATAATCgttcatattataaattttgtttatggtATACAATgctaacaaaattaaaattatgatcatACCTTTGATTTAATACGGGCCATTTCGGATTATATTTTGCAATCAGCCCAACACAAAATGCCAACTTTATGTAGATGCCTATAAAGTTTATATTAGGGGTTAGTTGGTGTGTCCGTTGTAATGAAGCAAGATAAATAatcgaaataaaatcaagattgAAAACTACATTGGTTGGTTCTTTGCTAGAGGGTAAAAGGTTGTCTcccattatttttatttttatttttatttttatgaataaaatattcaacaaaaattgatGGCGGTCAATATATTGACATGACAAACGAAATTACATGCAGATAACCTAAATTTGCATGTCTGCTCTCGTTTTCCTTCAACTCGAGGGAATCATTTTCACTTCCATGATTGTGGCTTGTATGCAAAAAAATCTCTCAACTTACATCTCAAATTACAATCAGCGTTGTTGCTCTTCTTGTACTGACCTTCGTCATGCTTGTCCACTGCCGCATTTGGTGCCCAATTGTATTAGGTTACCGTCTTACCGGTCCAAACTTGCCGTTCTGGAATCATTAGTCCGCTAAGGTATGCAACAACAATTTTGGATCCTTCACTATCAATGAGAACTCGAGttcattctcattttttaGTCTCATCCATCTGCATAATTTTCATCTCATATAAAAGTTACTAcccataaaaaatcaaaatcaaatttaacgATTATCCAGGCTACGATTTCGGCAACCTAACTATTGAACTTGGGAAGGTGAAGACGAAGTCGGGGGTAGTGGCAGCGTTGGGCGGAGTCCAACGTAGAGAATGCGATAAGGGGGAAATGCAAAACACTGTTGCCCCACATTTCCCACGATTcaataacacaacaaaacaatGTTTGACATGTAGCTTTACACAAGCCAAGAGTATAATATGGGGCTTCGATTTATCAGCTACTCTTCTACCAAATGTTTGTGTAACACTCTTTTCCAAaaagagtatttaattttaacctAATTAAAGATGCCAAATATGGCATGCGATCTtggttttcattaaaaaaccATCTTCGAGAATGAGGAAGGAGAAGGAAATTGCTCCGTGGATATTGGAAGATTTTGTTTACATGTGACATTTTTGTCTATTGACTATATTCACCAACATGCATCAATTAAAGGATACTTGAttcatactagtattaaattcATTGGATGAAAACATTGTTGGCCTTGAAAATCTGATTGAGAATCATGAGTTTAGGTAGGTCACTTGTTACATTATGAACCTCTCATTTGTCCATTTTATCTCAAACCATTCTTTATGGGAGCAAACTTACACctataaaatgttaaataaaatactttaaaattgtgtaaaatcaaggaaaaaaattgtgtaaatgtgattcatataaaaaaatatgagttctaaaattaaattattaaaataaaagagaaaatataattttaatataaatgattgaaatcaattaatacgtaggagagagaaaagaaatagGGGATAGAGTGACAAAAAATTGCATACTATCATCCCAAATAATAATAGACTAATTTTCACaaaggaattaaaaaaaattactcattCCATTTGATAATAGAAATTCTATTTGACTATTTTCGTCCACATGCACATAGAAGTCTCATTaccttaatttttaaatatattttttaatatagagATAGAATATATAGGGAgtgtagtaggagtattatttattagaattgTGTCCGGAGGTGCCCGCAGTTCCGATTTTGGAAATtgccgaaccggaaccgaactgCGAGGATGTTTCGCGattacggtttcggttccaaaACTGTCGGTTTTTCGGCGAAGTTTTACGGTTTTTCATGGTTCCAAATCGTCGTTTTTCAGCGATTTTTTGCAGTTCCCGCTCGGTTTTACGAATTTTCGGCGTTTTTTCGCGGTTATGGTTTGGAACCGCCCAAACCGGATGTTCCGACATGATTTCgcttcaaaaattttcaaaccgAACCACGATTCTAAAATCGATGATATCGATTCGGGTAAATTCTCTCGATTCCGGTTTCGCGGTTAACCACCGAAACCGTAATCTTTGGGCACCTCTAATTATGTCGAACAAAGGataaccaaaacaaaatactcATTACATGAGCCTATGGGATTGTTAAAGGCTAATGGTCTTTAGTTCGAATCTATGGTGTCTTTACTTctaaatttatagtactttatttgatttatttataaaaaaaaataaaaatcaaatactcagcTCCAAAAACAGTAGACTTTTATTAACCACCGAAAACGGCAATCGACAATCCCCAAATCACCGAGAAACCCTAGAATTCCGATAAACCCCAATCGACGGTTGCTTAGCAGCGATGTCGACATCGGCGCAGCCGCAGTTCCGGTACACGCAGACGCCGTCAAAGGTTCTCCACCTCCGGAATCTTCCATGGGAGTGCATCGAAGAGGAGCTCATCGAGCTCTGCAAACCCTTTGGCAAGATTGTCAACACCAAGTGCAACGTCGGGGCAAATCGGAACCAAGCCTTTGTCGAATTCGTATGCTCTTTTTCCtaatttgtttggattttattGGATCATATGCCTTCATTTTATGCTTTTCGAGGGGTGCCTGACATAATTTTTTCTACGCGGATTAAGAGAATAATTTGATATGCAGAAGATCGAATTTCCATAGAAATGATTCGATAGAATGCACTGATTAAGAGGGAATCCGATTTATACTTGAGTTTTGATCTAGTAATAGTTTTAATGGGAAAATGAGCTGCAAAGCCTTGagttttttgtattaaataaatttctattTGCATTGGATATGAAAAATAGGTGCAAGGATTGGGTGACTTGTATTAGTATGTGGTGACAGCTAAAGATGAAAGTCATAATACTTTATCAATATTGATGTCATCGTCTTCTACTCCATaagggaaaaagtaaaatatagtcAATTTAGTAGCTCAGACAGTACAAGGATTCTTATAGTGGGGAGGATTTGTTATTATCTTAATTTAAGAACTatcattaattgatttttgtgaACAACCtattgacataaatttatgaaaggaaagaaaagaagaagatgaagctaAACATAACATATAATGgcttctttttagtgtttcaGCCTGGTAATACCTGTGTGTGTTTGTGACTGTATTTAGATGCATGAAATACAATTCTAAGAAGTTAATTGGTGATCCTATAACTGATCACCTATTACATGCTCTCTTGTAAAATATAGTTCTTACagtaaattgaatttattacaTTCATGAGGAAAACACGGTGAGGAAGAATGGATTTATCCAAAaattgttttggttttatatGCAACTGTGAATTCTTCTCACGAACTCTGGCATTTTCAATTTGAAGCtctttattgatgattatcTTCCATATATCCTTTTTTTGCAGTCCGATCTTAACCAGGCCATTAATATGGTTACATACTATGCATCGTCTTCAGAGCCTGCACAGATCCGTGGGAAGACTGTGTATATACAGTACTCGAACAGACACGAAATTGTTAATAACAAGAGCCCCGGAGATGTGCCGGGAAATGTTTTGCTAGTTACCATTGAGGGCGTTGAAGCTGGTGATGTCAGCATCGATGTCATTCACTTGGTAATGCCTTTTTAACTATGTAAAGAGGATCATAATGAATTGTGTCTCTATCATATCCAGTGAAAATGAGTTTCAAGACACTGGGTCAGTTGAATTGGTCGACTCTGTagcattaaatatttaagtaatcatattttaattaatgaatgcCTTTATggtcttttatatatattgtatgaaCCTAAAGCTAGATGCTGGACTATGGAATTTCTGTAGTTGGTCCTTTCGATCTCTGTAAGTAGTTGTGCATTTCTTCCTTATGCCATTTGTTATATGGCTACAATCTCTTGAGCTGCCTAACAGTCAATATTGGCTTCAATTCTGTTCCACATTATCTAGACATTTTGGTCAGGTTGTGATTGTGGTTTTAGACCTTGAGCATCTAACAAACTTCTTATGGTAGCCTATGTCTGAGAAAGTTCAAATATTGATATCATTTAAGTTAACTTCTCAAAAAGTAGTGTTTATGCTTTCAATTTTGACGAGACCAAATTAAATCACAGATGGTCCTTTTTTGAGTATGTTGTTGGAGATCATCTGGATATATTGTCATGTGACTGCTTTGTAAGGCCTATCTTCTCACAGTTTTACAGGTGTTTTTCTGCTCTTATATCCTCTTAGATGATGTTCCTCCTATtgcatcattttttattgagaCTGGGTGCTCGCTTGCTTCTTTCCCGGTGTTTCTAAGTTTCTAACTCTATTTCTTTGTGGTCTTCTGACTTTGGAGTTTAATCATTTCAGGTATTCTCGGCTTTTGGTTTTGTCCACAAAATTGCTACATTTGAAAAGGCTGCTGGTTTTCAGGTGAAGTTCCGAGAAAGCATCTGAAAATCTATGCTAATTGAATATCCTGGCTAACATTTTGCTATGCTGCTGAATCTCGACAGGCTTTAATTCAGTATAGTGATATTCAGACTGCATCTACAGCAAGGGATTCATTAGATGGAAGAAGCATACCCAGGTATGAAGCGTAACAATTCAGTGCTATCATTTCCTCTTCTAACCATTGTTTTCTACTCTGGACATGATTTTGTGAAATGAATCTTTCAGTCTTTTCACTTACCTTTTTTACTGCCAAAATTTCAGATACCTTCTTCCAAGTCATGTAAATGAGTGTTATTTACGCATATCGTACTCTGCTCACACAGATTTGAATATTAAGTTTCAATCTCATCGAAGCAGGTATATTAATGTCACTGTTcacatatttatttgttgtgcatttttgtttattgCATAATTGTTGTGTGTAACTATTTTTCCTGTCCCTGAaagtatttgaaaaaaaatctggtATCTCTAAatgatttctttttcatttagGGTCTAGTGATGCTCAGCAACTATGACACAGATCTGTGTTTTCATGGCTTCGTAGTAATATTCTCCATCTTATGATTCCTTTCTTTCTCGATTTTTGTTTGAGTTCCATAATGAGGACTTACACAACTTTACTTCTCAGATTAAGGACAAATGCATTATACTATCATATTATTTGGTCTTAGTGCAAGATGAAATTGTCACAGGTGTTCCTTACTTGAATTTATCAACAGAGAATCTCTCTGTAAACTTTCTAAATGATTTATACAATCTAGTTACTTGAAAACAGGCGTACAGTTTATGTTTTTTACTTACTCTTGTAAACAGTATTTGTACCGGTTAATTTCCGtgattttatgtatatataagtCAATCTCGGTTCTCATGTCAGTTGTCACCAATACTTTATAAACTGTAACTCTAATCTGAAATTTGTGGCTGTGATTCTTCTGGTAAATAAGTTGACTTCAAATTTGACAATGATAGCCTAAATTTTTTGTCTTTTAATATGCTCTATTTGATCTGTGATCTGTTTCATTACGAATATGGCGCGGACCCTGTTTAACATGCTTTTATTATCCTTTATTGAACTCACAGAGATTATACAAATCCTCATCTTCCTGTAAATCCGACTGCCATGGATGGTTTACATCAGGTTCATTCCTAACTTAAAACATAATTTTGCCAGCTCTAATTTTGGACACATATTAACGATGTTGTTATCCAGCCCGTTGTAGGCCCTGAtgggaagaaaaaagaatttgagAGTAACGTGCTACTTGCTTCTATTGAGAATATGCAGTATGCTGTCACAGTGGATGTTCTGAATACAGTAATGATTTgcttatttgttattttatttagttgcACATTTGATGAGGCATGGTTTCATCTAACCGTGGCTATTTTGCATCAGGTATTCTCTGCTTTTGGGACTGTCCAGAAGATTGCAATTTTTGAGAAGAATGGGGGAACGCAGGCACTGATTCAGTATCCTGGTAAGTTACTTGTAAAATGCTTGTCCTCAAGATCCAGTCTTCCAGTTAATGGACAACTGggtgttttaaaaaaagtcGGACATTAAAGATGTATTCTCAAATAGTCATGATGGTATTAGTTTGTGCCTGCCTCTTTTAGTAATTCAAAAATCTGCTTGCTCAGGCCAGCTTCCCAATGTGCATTCTACCGTAAATGGAATTGTTTTGCTGTATCTTCCTTCCTTCCTTACTTCCTTCTCTGTAAATAGAATTGTTTTTCTGTATCTAGGACGTTTCAAACTTAATGAGTTATTGAGTTTTAGGTGTTTGTTAATGCTTTTCATGTCCATTTAGTGGATTTGGGTGCACAAACTGAtctatttaattgtaatttccaCTGCAGACATTGCGATTGCAGCTGTTGCAAAAGATGCTTTAGAAGGTCATTGCATATATGATGGTGGCTATTGTAAGCTTCATCTATCATACTCTCGTCATACTGATCTCAATGTGAAGGTATAAAGTGAGCTTCAGAGTTAAAGAATCAATGATGACACTAATTCAAGGGCTTGTTTATGACCGATTAATGTTGTTGACTAAAGAAAGAACTTGCATTCTTGGTTTATGTTTCTTGGCACATATATCCTTTATGTCGATgcctcttttttttattgaacaTGTATGCATGTTGCAGGCATACAGCGACAAAAGTAGAGATTACACCATCCCGATGCAGCAGGCTACCGGATGGCAAAACCCTCCAGCCGCTCCAGCAGTTGGCTACACTTCCGGTGGCGTACAACAGGTTCATGCTCAGGCAGCGCCATCGTCATCATGGTTCCCTACCATGCCAGCCGGCGTACAAACCTACATGTCGTCTCCCAGCTCATTTCCTGGTCAAGCATATGGTGCAGCCCCTCCTCCTGCTTATGCAGCCGCAGCTATTCCACCTTTCAGCTCGCCAAATGCTCATCCTCCCCCCGGAGCTCCCCAGACCGGAGGCTCCGTGCCCTTGCATCAGCCGAAC
This window contains:
- the LOC125205061 gene encoding polypyrimidine tract-binding protein homolog 1 isoform X2, giving the protein MSTSAQPQFRYTQTPSKVLHLRNLPWECIEEELIELCKPFGKIVNTKCNVGANRNQAFVEFSDLNQAINMVTYYASSSEPAQIRGKTVYIQYSNRHEIVNNKSPGDVPGNVLLVTIEGVEAGDVSIDVIHLVFSAFGFVHKIATFEKAAGFQALIQYSDIQTASTARDSLDGRSIPRYLLPSHVNECYLRISYSAHTDLNIKFQSHRSRDYTNPHLPVNPTAMDGLHQPVVGPDGKKKEFESNVLLASIENMQYAVTVDVLNTVFSAFGTVQKIAIFEKNGGTQALIQYPDIAIAAVAKDALEGHCIYDGGYCIQRQK
- the LOC125205061 gene encoding polypyrimidine tract-binding protein homolog 1 isoform X1, translated to MSTSAQPQFRYTQTPSKVLHLRNLPWECIEEELIELCKPFGKIVNTKCNVGANRNQAFVEFSDLNQAINMVTYYASSSEPAQIRGKTVYIQYSNRHEIVNNKSPGDVPGNVLLVTIEGVEAGDVSIDVIHLVFSAFGFVHKIATFEKAAGFQALIQYSDIQTASTARDSLDGRSIPRYLLPSHVNECYLRISYSAHTDLNIKFQSHRSRDYTNPHLPVNPTAMDGLHQPVVGPDGKKKEFESNVLLASIENMQYAVTVDVLNTVFSAFGTVQKIAIFEKNGGTQALIQYPDIAIAAVAKDALEGHCIYDGGYCKLHLSYSRHTDLNVKAYSDKSRDYTIPMQQATGWQNPPAAPAVGYTSGGVQQVHAQAAPSSSWFPTMPAGVQTYMSSPSSFPGQAYGAAPPPAYAAAAIPPFSSPNAHPPPGAPQTGGSVPLHQPNGPPGGSPHPSQSPYYGS